The nucleotide window AGTTTTGTGGTAGGTACACTCCGGCGCTGGTGGGTTTTTGCTATCCATTTCAACCCccttcttttcttcctttttcttttctacctTATATACAAGAGTGGCCGAGAGTGAGAGCTCCCAAATGGAGCCTCAAGTGGTGAAAAAGAGAGGTCGAAAACCCAAGCCCAAAGACGAGAAAGATCAGCAACAGCAGAGTTCTGCCAAAATGAAAGAGGGAAAGAAGATTCAGCAACCTTCCGTCGACGACAAGTACACTCAGTGGAAGTCTTTGGTTCCTGTTCTCTATGACTGGTTCTCTAACCATAATCTCATTTGGCCTTCTCTCTCTTGCCGGTATCTTTTTTCAACTCTCGTCTACCTCATTTTCTAGGGTTTTTGCGTTTTAGTGCTAGAGTCAACCTCTCTCTGCCTTCTCTAGGGTTTTTACGGTAATATGATCTTTTTTGCGATCTatcttctttttcattgcttgaggGTGTTGTTGTACCGTCTTTGCAACTTGGGACATAAACCCTAGTGAAGCTATGTTCCGCTTCATTCCCATTTTTGTTCTGAAAGAGTGTGAGATTAAAGGATGATTTTGTGGTCATAGTTCCTGCATTTTTCCCCCTTTCCAATTTATGCAGCATTGTGTTTTGCTTGGCTTCATTTCTTTGCATCTGAGCTCTGTAATGATTGGGTTTACTTCTGTTTGCTTTAACTGCTACTCTCTTTTTTTATTGTCATTTGATTGGTTGGTCGATCTTCTTCTGAACAGGTGGGGTCCACAGCTTGAGCAAGCTACTTACAAGAATCGCCAACGTCTCTACCTTTCCGAGCAGGCAAGTTTGCTTGTATCAGTTTCTTTTCAACCAGTGTGACTTTAgttgtgtgcatattgagaagtTTTAGTAATGTACATGGCAAACTAAATTCCTTAAATAAACTAGCAAAAATTTCCAGCGATTGTAGCTTTTTTGATGCTTAATTTCAATTTAGTTTGTGCATGACTTGGAGTGAAAGATTATCACTTGTTATAACACATTCTATTTCAGACATTGAACGCGcacttgtaatttttttttttttttttttacacattcTAACAAATTTCATGTTAGGCAACATAGAAATGCACTCAatgctgatatatatatatattctttcttGTGCATGTTGGATTTTTGTGCTTTACGTTACTTTTTTGTTTTCTCTAGTTGAGATGTGTTCTCACACTGAACTTGCTAATCAAAATAACCTATTCTTGTGCAGTAATTAACAAGCCTGTGGGTTTTTATTTTGTCTTGTTTATTTATCTTCTTTTTTGTGGTCAGACTGATGGTAGTGTTCCAAATACTTTGGTTATTGCAAATTGTGAAGTTGTCAAGCCTAGAGTTGCTGCTGCAGAGCACATATCTCAGGTGATTTCTACCATGTGATGTGTTTTACTGTCTTGATCTTGCATGCTGCTTTTAGATTCATGAAATTGTTCTTGTAACATAAACTTTGATTTGTTGTCTGTTGATTGACTCTGTAGTTTAATGAAGAAGCACGCTCTCCATTTGTTAAGAAGTACAAGACCATCATACATCCTGGAGAGGTATGGATAATATGTGAAAAAATGTGTTCATAAAGACAAATGCGTGGAAAAATATCATATGACAATTTTTTGGTATTTCTTTGTTTTGTACATAATTGATTGTTTTGAAtcgtttgatattgtcattctaTGTTACAAATATGTTGtaaaagtttattttttaattgagGTGCTGGAAAAAAGTGATTCTTGGGCATTTATGCATTTGCGTATCTATCTCTGATGTGCCTTCTCCCTTAACTCTTTACTGTTCTCTAAAACATTGAGGTTCTTACTAGTATCCATTTTGCAGGTGAACAGGATCAGGGAACTTCCACAGAATAGTAGAATAGTGGCCACTCATACTGACAACCCTAATGTAAGTTTACcaatattttgatttatttactTGGGTTGAGGATATGTGGGTCTTCATTTTGTTCAATTTAtttgtttttgttttgttttgttttgttttgttttttttagtTGGCCTAGTTTAATGTTGCCTCCATTGGAAAATCTCAGGTTCTCATATGGGATGTTGAAGCACAGCCTAATCGCCATGCAGTTCTTGGAGCTACAAATTCTCGTCCAGATTTGGTATAGCTTTCTCTGGGGCTTTTTCTTTAGAGAAAGGAAAGTTGAGGGCATGATTCCactgtttttatattttaaaataactaTTTGTGGAGGTTATTGTAGCATGTTACCATGATGATGGGAGAATAACATTCGTGAATGTAAATGTAGATGTGAATCATGTTTGCAACAATCTGCTTTCCAAGAAACATCTTTCAGTAGCATGATATTTGAGGTGTTTTGGAGTGAGTAATTTGCTTGCTTCTGATAGGGCACTAGCCATTATAACCTGGAACTCATTTTGCAGATTTTGACTGGACATCAAGATAATGCAGAATTTGCTCTTGCAATGTGCCCAACTGAACCCTTTGTTCTTTCTGGAGGTTGGAAAGTTAACATTTATTACTGTATATAGTTGTGTAAAATAGCTTGTTCGTCTTATTCACAAAGTATTCCTTCTTCTATCTGTTGTAATTAATGACGCCCTAGCTTTGTTTAGTGTAGTATTTATATAGCtgcatttttatttttgtttgtatTTCCAGATTGTCTTGTATTAGATTTTACTAAATGATTTTTTCTTAATGAAGGTTTTCTTCTAAGCAGAGAGATTTTTGTTTGTATATTTTTGTTTGCACTTCCAGATTGTCTTGTATCATATTTTACTAAATGATTCTATCTTTATGAAGGTTTTCTTCTAAGCAGAGAGATTTTTATTGCAGGGAAGGACAAGTCAGTAGTTTTGTGGAGTATCCAGGACCATATAACTGCATCTGCTACTGACCCAGCTACAGGGAAGTCTCCAGCATCTGGTGGATCAATCATTAAAAAGGCTGGGGATGGCAATGATAAAGCTGCTGACAGCCCTTCTGTAGGACCTCGAGGTATCTACCAGGGACATGAGGATACAGTAGAAGATGTGACATTCTGCCCATCCAGGTATCTTGCATGATCTTGTTTGCATTACAGATAAGCTCCATTTGGTGTCATGGTTTCAGTTGCTCTTGGAAACTATTTAAAGACTGCATTTTTACCTCATTTTGGAAAGAGCGTTAAAGTAATGCTATTCTAAATTGACAAACACACTCGTAATCATTTTGCTGTTTCTTGTTGTTTGGGGATCAAGTTGTAGAGTTGACATTTTTGTGACTGTGAAGTATGGATGCTATCTGTGCTTTCTGATTCTATGGAATTGACAATTTTTATTGCTGCTGAAGTGCACAGGAGTTCTGTAGTGTAGGAGATGATTCTTGCCTAATACTATGGGATGCTCGAGTTGGCTCTAGCCCAGCAGTCAAGGTTACATGTCTCATATTTATTTTCATATTCTCCTTGTTAATGCTTGAAATCGCTTTAAAATTTCTCTTTGCTTGTGAGTGAAAAAAACCTATATCATGTTGTTAAACCTTCAGTGATACTCCAGCTTTGAATTAAGATTGAACTCAGCTGATGACAATATATGATGTGCCTCTTTCATTCTGGCCAACAGGTTGAGAAGGCACACAATGCTGATCTTCACTGTGTTGATTGGAATCCCCATGATGATAACCTTATTTTAACTGGGTATGTTACAAATTTATGTTTATTCCACCTGTCATGTCTGCTTAGGCAGTGGGTATGTGATGGATTGTTAGGTTTGGATATGCTGCTACTTATTTTGTTTTTATGTGGAATGGTGAAAACTTTTATAagcttttatatttttgtaatttttttccaGGTCAGCTGATAATTCTGTCCGCATGTTTGATCGACGGAATCTCACTTCTAATGGAGTTGGGATACCTGTCTATAAGTTTGAGGGTCACAAAGCTGCTGTTCTTTGTGTACAGGTACTGATCAACCTTGCTGTGGTGGCCTGGTTACCCAGAAGTACTAGTTGTATGAGTTATTACTAAGTCTCTTCATTCTTTTTCCAGTGGTCTCCAGACAAGTCATCTGTGTTTGGAAGTTCGGCAGAAGATGGTCTCCTAAATATTTGGGATTATGAGAAGGTGTGGAGCTTCATCTGTGCATCTAAATTTAACATGTAGATATCTCCTAGACATTGCAGACCTTTGAGACATACCAAAAACtgaaaaatcattaataaaagcaAAAGCAGAAAAGACTGCATATACGTGTTCTCCCCATACTTGGAAACACTTGCACGAAATTATCCATCTCGATCTTTATCTATCAACCTACCTGTGTTGTCAGTCTACATCAGTGTATGTTAGTATGGgtgtgaattattattattattttttccttcTAAGAAGCTGGTGAAAGCCTTCGAACTGTGCTTATACATTACTTGTTGCATGTTATCATACTGGAGCTAAATGATAATGACACAATGCACATGGCTCTTTTTATATGTTATGTGGTAGGTAGTTTTCAGTCTCTAAATGTATTGGGTTTGTgtattagaaaattatttggaTTCCTAGACCTTCACATTGATTGAAAGAAAGAACACGTAAGTGATGAGGGGGTGTTCCTGGCAACGTTTACATAATTGGTTCATTTTCTTTCCCTCTGTATTTCGTATCAACAGTTTTTCCCCTTTCCATAAACACTGGAAGTACAGAACATTGTGGCCTTGTTGATTTACTGTTCAGCTACCGATATATACTTGTCTTTCCATTTGTTCATTTGGTGGCTTTCCAAAACTTACTTCAGATCTCTTTAGGGTGCTTTCAGCCCTGCAAATCTATCTTATAGCAAAAACTTTTCCTCCTATTCTGCCTCTTAAATTTTCAGGTCTGATCCAGCTGCTTTACTTGTTTGGCTTAGATATCTGATTGCTTTGCTCTTTCCTGTTAAGTATAGATGGTGTTGGATTATTGGAATGCATCACATAACTTTTTCTAAACTTGCAGGTTGGTAAGAAGGTAGAGCGCCCGACTAGAGCCCCAAGTTCTCCTGCAGGATTGTTTTTCCAGCATGCTGGGCACAGGTCTGTAACTTGATGCCTTTTTGTCTTTTTCTCTCCTAGACATTGGAAGAAAGATTAAATTCCTTAATTGCAATCAAGCCTGTGCTTGGAATATATAAAGTTCTgcaatttaactttttttttttttttggaactcATATGCAATTCCAAAATTTTATGCTTGGAAACCATGAACTGTTCATTTCAATTTCTCATTCATTCTATCAAATTTAACAATGCCCTCAAGCAGCCTTCTCAAACCATGAGTGGTATGGATTTCTATAACGTGAGCATTCCAGAACCCTGCAATATCAAGACAAACTCGATCTTTCTTGACTTCTTTTTGTCAAAGGCCCTTTAATATCTCATTTCTGTGTTAGTAAAATCAATTGGAAAGGTTTCATCAGATTATGGATGCCTAGTAAAAAGTGCTAAATTCCCTGTCAGTAAGTTTTTGTCCTTTTGTTCTGGTCTGTGCTTGGGTTTTTGCCTTTCTCCTATCTGATCGTGTTTTATGTTGTTTGATTTGATAATCTAGCATGTTTTAAATGGTTGAATGCTACATTTCTTTTGAAATAGTTCCTGTTATTTCCATCTGGACATAAAATTCTCTTCTGAAGCAGTTATTTTCTTTTTGTTCAGGGATAAGGTTGTCGACTTCCATTGGAATGTATCTGATCCTTGGACAATTGTTAGTGTGTCAGATGACTGTGATACCACCGGTGGAGGGGGAACATTGCAGGTATCAGTTACTATTTCCCTATGAATGTTCTTATTGTGATGTGCAAATGTTTCAGAACAGAAACAAAAGCTAATTTTGAAACTGAGGGGAAATAAACAAAAAGATTTGGATATTGTGCTATATACAGCAACTGATATTTTATTTTCATGGTCCATGCAGATATGGCGCATGAGTGATTTGATCTATAGGCCAGAAGATGAGGTTTTGACAGAGCTTGAGAAGTTCAAGTCACATGTGATTGCATGTGCTTCAAAGCCTTGAGAGGGGTACAGAACTATAAAAGTTGGCAGGAATAAACTAGTCATTGTATGGACTTAACGTGTTTCGTTTTGCCCTGAGGTTGATAGGAATTGGTAGTGATAATGTAGGCATGTTACTAGATTTATATATAGCTTTTCAGAGATAAGGGCTTACAAGATTGTTGAACCACAACCACTACATGCTTATGCTTGTTATTTTGTGATGAGAAATCACACGGCCAATATACCCAATTGGTTTTGCCACCTTTGAACTGAAAAAGTTTAAACAAGAAAAGAAGCAGCTCTGATGAACAATGTCTCCAGCATAATTGGCACAGCCACGAAAGGGCTTTTGTTGAGGAAAATGACAAAATCCCTTGAATGTAGTAAGGGTAAATTCTTAATTTGAAGTAATATAAAAGTGGTTTCTAACTTAAATTCTTATTGGAGGCATACTTCCATTTGGGGCAGTGTTCATGGAGCTCTTCATGTTGACATCTATATTGGCTAAAGAAGTTATCACGTGTTCGGTTTCCTCTTCATAGTCTTTGTTATTCTAATAATCACTCATGCCAAGATAGTAATCGTGCTCTGCAACTTTCAGCTATGCAGCGAAGATTATAACTGGTGGCGGAGAGCCTACTTGACCTTCACTGTGTCAACTGATTTCTATATGCATGCTTGTGGTTTGTGAGTGAGATCTACTCTTCTGTGAAGATTGACTAGTCCATGTGGCCATGGTAACTGACACTAGAACCAGTTGAAGATTAGGGGGCCATTACTTGTTTTTTTTAATGGCCCTCTAGGGTTTCTAGTGTAAGGGGCTTTCAGCGGCGCTAAGAATAGAAATGGAGGGCAAAAAAGTAAATCGGCTAAAGTAGTTAGAattacgaaaaaaaaaaaaaaaccaaatccGTATATCGGGGTTGCTTTCGGCATCCCGAAACAGTCTTACTGAcacatctctctctttctccataAAATTCCCGCCTTTTCCATCCAAAGCCACGTCACTTCCTTATCCTTTCACTTTCAACGTGGCACTCGTTGCCACGCTGTCATCTGTTTCCGACCATTCCGATCACATCATACGGCTCTCAATCCATCTAATCGAACCACAAAATCTGAGCAGGACCCACCTACCAAAtacaaaatttaagaaaataaaaaaaaatttccagaCTGTTCTTGCCCACGCTGATGCGTGCTCTTGTACAAGAAGAGACAAAGAGTATTTATAGAACCTAACAAACCATACGGCTCTTTCACTCTGCAGTCGTcgtcgtcttcttcttcttcttcttctttttttcttttccttttctcatctCAAACTCATGGAGGATCCCAGAAAGAGAGAAGGGTTTGATGATGGGGGCGACTTGGCCTTCAAAAAGTCTCCGACTCGGACGCTTCCTGACACTTCCGGCGATCTGGGTGAGGATATTTTAGCTTGGCTTTCAATGGATGATGAAACCATAGATGAACTCATGAAGTTTCTTGACACGCACCCTGAAGGAGCTTCTGCAACTTGTACTAGTACTACAAGGGTCAAGTTCATTGAAAATCCCTACTCTTCACCTTTGATTTTTCAGTCTTCTTCTTCTTACATCACCATCAACGGCAACGAGGAGAGCTGTGGCTCTTCTTTCTCTGACTGGGAGTCGTCGGTCATGGCCAGCGTAGACATGGGTGGGATTCTAAATGTTGGAAAGTCCTGTGGCATTGATGGGTTTTGTGAGTTTTTTCAAGCGGGAAAGGGAGGCGCGTGGGGTTCAAATGAGGACGGGCGTGGGTTGATGGTGGCAGAGGAGGGCGGCGTTGTTGACGGATCGATTGAAGGGTATGAATATGATGGGGTGGACGGTGAGAGTCTGGCGAGGTTTCTAGGAGAAGGATTTATTGACTGACCATTGAGTAAACGTGAATactcaattatttatttttattagggtttttggttggtggtggcggtggtggtTAAGGTCAAATGTGAAGTTGTTAGTAACACAAAAGAATACAGTAATATACACAAAAACGATGTAATAGAGCAAAGCAGAAGCAAGCAGCTGCCCTTTTTGTGGAATGCTAAACCCAAAtggtttcctctctctctcttgcatCTTGCAGCTAGCTTTTGTAATCACTAATTAGTAATTAGTGCTTTGAATCCTTGCATAATTTAACACTTCAATTATGGATATGAATTTGCTCTTTTTTTATTCCCAAATTTACGATCAagtatttttgaattaattttaaaaatgaattcattatcatattttaattctattaaaatattttttattaataaaataaatataaaatatttatttacatctaaaaatttaaaattaattataaatttttctagtaataataataattattttattattttatttatatttttaaaattatttaattattttaaaaaataattatttttttatttcaataataaaataaatgatataatataaaagagtaataattatatatttatttaaataatataatatattaatttaataattatatatttaatttaataataaaataaataaatataatataataaatttataattttatatttatttaaataataaaataaattatattatttatacctTTATTaatcatttcacatattaacagtaataattaaatataattttatcaaacacttaatataaaatagctatcatcagctatcagttatTAGCTAATAATAACAGCTATAAATTAGTATTCAACAGTTAAGCCAAATAGGcccttatttaaaatttttaataaataattttttatttttaaatattctcAATCAAAAGGAAAGAGCTCTACATGTATGGAAATTGACCAATGAAGAAATTGGATGAATGTAATCatatctaaattaattaaatataatatcagTTAATATaagtaaatataattttatcaaacacttaatataaaatagctatcatcagctatcagttatttgctaacagtaacagctatcagttgtattcaatAATTAAACCAAATAGGCCCTtagtatatttaaaatttttaataaataattttttatttttaaatatcctCAATCAAAAGGAAAGAGTTCTGCACgtatgaaaattgaccaatgaaGAAATTGGATGAATGTAATCatatctaaattaattaaatataatatcagttaatataagtaaataaatataattaattaaattttaattattaaaaaaataaatatttattaagttac belongs to Hevea brasiliensis isolate MT/VB/25A 57/8 chromosome 4, ASM3005281v1, whole genome shotgun sequence and includes:
- the LOC110650125 gene encoding WD-40 repeat-containing protein MSI4; translated protein: MEPQVVKKRGRKPKPKDEKDQQQQSSAKMKEGKKIQQPSVDDKYTQWKSLVPVLYDWFSNHNLIWPSLSCRWGPQLEQATYKNRQRLYLSEQTDGSVPNTLVIANCEVVKPRVAAAEHISQFNEEARSPFVKKYKTIIHPGEVNRIRELPQNSRIVATHTDNPNVLIWDVEAQPNRHAVLGATNSRPDLILTGHQDNAEFALAMCPTEPFVLSGGKDKSVVLWSIQDHITASATDPATGKSPASGGSIIKKAGDGNDKAADSPSVGPRGIYQGHEDTVEDVTFCPSSAQEFCSVGDDSCLILWDARVGSSPAVKVEKAHNADLHCVDWNPHDDNLILTGSADNSVRMFDRRNLTSNGVGIPVYKFEGHKAAVLCVQWSPDKSSVFGSSAEDGLLNIWDYEKVGKKVERPTRAPSSPAGLFFQHAGHRDKVVDFHWNVSDPWTIVSVSDDCDTTGGGGTLQIWRMSDLIYRPEDEVLTELEKFKSHVIACASKP
- the LOC110650126 gene encoding uncharacterized protein LOC110650126, which translates into the protein MEDPRKREGFDDGGDLAFKKSPTRTLPDTSGDLGEDILAWLSMDDETIDELMKFLDTHPEGASATCTSTTRVKFIENPYSSPLIFQSSSSYITINGNEESCGSSFSDWESSVMASVDMGGILNVGKSCGIDGFCEFFQAGKGGAWGSNEDGRGLMVAEEGGVVDGSIEGYEYDGVDGESLARFLGEGFID